In Oryza sativa Japonica Group chromosome 1, ASM3414082v1, the genomic stretch ACGGTCGGGCCTCATATTTTCATCTGTACttaaacttctaaaatttatacttttaaccttaaatttagagctaattttatttttttaattatagtttgtttttcagcatttgcttttagatcgtaagaacatgtatataaaagttttattcgtaaattatttttcatttgcaaatatgacgtttcgcttatgcttataaacAGCCAACCGATGGGGCCGGGTGTAGATCTCCTCTATCCAAATATACTATTCCCTCCGTTCCTTattattataaatcattttagtTTATCCTAAGTTAAACTATTTCAAGTTTGTTCAAGTTTATATGAAAAAGTAACAACATTTTCAATGCAAAATACATTCAACAgtggatttaataaaactattttGATACTGTAGATGTCGTTATGTTTTCTACAatattgatcaaatttaaataattttgaCTTAGAACGTACCAAAAATGCCTTGTAATAACATATCACATAAACGTCAGTTTGTTTTGAATTCTACATCCAAGAAatcaaattaagaaaaatacaaatatttttcCCTTGCTGTCTCTCAGAAATAAATTTCGGTTCGACCTGGCTGACGAGCATTCAAAAAATTAGTGGATATAGCTGCATAAATTTGTTGGTCTTTCAGTTTTACACTGTGCTGTCACAACAAATTAAAAGCGAAAAATGAAGAAGAGCAGCTTTCATCAAGGCCCTGTGTATGTAGGATGTAAGGTCCTGTACGTTAAGGGAAAGCCCAACAAAAGGGCTACACATTTAGGCCTTCCTGGCCCAGCAGAGCCCATCCATTTCTTCCCTTTCCTGAGACTTCTGCTATTGGATCTTGAAGGATGTTTCTGTGAGTAATCAAATAATATAAGCATATATAATGTTAAGTAGTGTACACTAGTCTGATCAAGCAGTGGTAATATGTTAAAAAATACTATTGGATGTTTAATTTCAAACATATACACAAGCTTTTGCTTGTGTCCAACGGTTCGTCGTTTTGGGAGAGTTTCTGTGCACTTCGCGTCGGAAAGGCAAAACCGCGGCGATGATCGAGTTCAACCGcagcaaaaaattaaaataataataataataataaagggtTCCACGGCGTAGGTGTTCTCGTAACCAGTCTGCCGCCGAACAACGGCTCAGAATTGGTACTGCTACTGCATGTTTAAACTGAAGAATTTAAATTATGAATCTTATGCAGTGCCTATGGACTATGGTTCTTCGGAATGGCTAAATAATTTTGTGATCACTACTGAAGAGCAGTACAACTGAATGGATTTAATTAGTTGCCCACAAAATTCATATACAACAGCGCAACTAGAACGCACCATATAGAACAGCGCAACTAGAAATCATTGTTTTAAAATTTTCGTATTTGATTGGTTTTTCTAACTCTAAAATCTACTAGTGGCCGGTTACGGGATTCTAGAGAAACCAGCATCCAATTCCAGTGGCCGGTTCCTGCAAGTCTGCTCCATTTCTGTCCTTTTTGATACGAGTACTCAATTATTCCGACGGTGCCTTTCTAGATAAGCGGAGCTGACTGCTGACGGGGCTCTTGGTCATGTGGGCCCGCTTGCCTGTGGAAGAAAGAAGCCCTTGACATTGGAGCACACCGTCTTGCCGAATTGCCGTGCTTCTAGTGAACTTGTAGACGAAGCAGTTGATGGCGTCGTCATGTCCAAATCTTCTTCTTTTAGATGGCACTagtttaagtccctatcacatcggatatcacatcggatgtttggatactaattataaatattaaatatagattattaataaaactcatccataatcttggattAATTCAagagacgaatctttttagcctaattaatccatgattagcctatgtgatgctacactaaacattctctaattatggattaattaggcttaaaaaatttgtctcgcgaattagctttcatttatgtaattagttttgtaagtagtctatatttaatactctaaattagtgtctaaatatagggactaaagttaagtccctggatccaaacaccaccttaatctCAAGTTGGAGTGTTCCACTAGCCTTTGCTTGATGTCGGTTTCAGTGTCTCTTTGCTTAATTGAGTGAGTTGAGCCATAGCTTGACAAGTAATAAATGATTAGTTAAATGGAGTAGTATACCACTATGATGTGTGACGTGTCTTAGGCTTCGTttagattcaaaatttttttacaaaaacgtcacatcaaatatttagacatatgtatcgagcattaaatatggaaaaaaaatcaattgcacagattgcatgtaaattgcgagacgaatattttgagcctaattacgccatgattttaacaatgtgatgctacagtaaacatttgctaatgacgaattaattaggcttaataaattcgtctcgcagtttacaggcggaatccataatttgttttgttattagtctatattttgtttgtcgtatactttaaaaactttacacTAAAAAACTAAACAGACCCTTAGGATAAGTTAGCAtaaaattactactccctccatacttataaatgaagtcgtttaggacaatgtttaagtttaagtcaaaccttagaaatataaatcataaataactctcaagttattgagtttgaaaatataaaaattatatgaaaagatttgtcttgaaaaatactttcataaaagtatacatatatcatttttcaataaatattttatagtaaaaagaagtcaaagttgtgttttagagaccgtgacgctgttctaaacgacttccgagtacggagagagtacttaTCTTAGTGACTCACACGGGGACACAAAGTGCAATCATGTTATGTGATCAGGAGGACATCAATTATGCGTACAAAGATGACAAATTTATAGGAGCCTTTTTGATAGATCGAAGTTTGTAGCAGTAGATCAAAAGTGACACCAATTATGCGTAAAAAGATGACAAATTTAGGAGCCTTCGATGATCAAGTTCTTCGATCTTAGATGCTGCACATATCttggagaagaaaaaggaataaaaaaacattGAATTCTCGAAACTTTCAGAGATAAAAAATGAACACTGAAATTTCTGAAAATTTCAGAGTGATTGTGATGTATAGTACAGAAGAAGCCATGGTTGAAGAAACCAGATTAAATTTCTTGTTACAACAACGTTTAGATGCATTAGCTGCTATACTATGAGTTACAGAAATGGAGATATTAGGATGAAATCATCCCATCTCCATGGAATCAATCCGACAagcacgccgccgtcgaggcctCATACTAATACTTCTCCGGCCAttgacggcgtcggcggcggcgacgttatTGATACCAAAACGACacaacaacatcatcatcatcatcggcgTTGGATGGCGGCGCGGTATGGGCAGAGGCGGGGAGCcatggatggcggcggcggctcagtgcttgccgtcgtcggcgggggcggcggaggcgaggcgggaGGCGATGGCGGAGTGGTACATGCAGTCGTGGAAGCTCTCCGTCTCCATCATCCGTGCGCGCAGCTGCCGCGCCTTCTCCTCCGTCAGCACGCCGAAcctcttcccgccgccgccacgctgctccgccgccgccatcggattcggccgcgcctcctcccgcgccgccggctgcgCGTCGATGTAGTCGGGCTGCCCCGACCACCCCAGCAGCGGCGCCCACCActtcccgccgcctccgcctccgcctccgccaccgctcccgtcgccgcggaacctcgccgcgccggcggccgacgCGGACGCCGCGACgcacggcctcgccgccgccggcgaaggccTCACCGAGAAAGCCGCCCCCGATGCAATCGCCATTGGATTTGCTTCTCTTCCAACAACAAATCAAATCAAGAATATCCCCCCAAGCTtcttcgattcgattcgattcgatttgGATTCCTCCCTCCGAATTTTGAAGTGGATCGACGAGGCTGTGGATTGGAGGAGGTGGGATTTTATTgcgggggaagaggaggagggagacgaaCGAGTGGATAAGGTTgcgtggggggtggggggacaCGTGGCGCGCATCGAGCGGTGCGCTTTTTCACGCGGGCCGTCGCTTTTGCGGTGGGGATGGGGGGAGTGCGCTTTTGGGTAAATGGGACCCGCTCCGTTCGTTGGTTTATCCCGTGGGCAACGGCACGGGGTTTTCGGTTGTTTTATTCTTTGGGGATTTTTCACCGGTGGTTTTGTTTTCGCCTTTGGAAATTTGGCTGGAGAGGAAAAAAGAAGCACGTTTATCGGCAGGGGGAAGGCCAAGGATGGGGTTATCTATAGTTTGAAAACCTTTCTTTAGAAATCGAAAACGAGTGTTTTCCTTGTTCTTTTAGTGAATGGTTCACATCTTGATAATGAAAAATGTTCACGTACAGTAGAGTTGTCTTTCTATGATTGCAATGTTCAAATATAGAATAAGTtactatatgttttttttttctcaaagtggattttaaaaatatacaTGTCAAACGATGCATACCCAAAATGAAagcttttttattattattttgagcACCAAAATGAAAGTGAATATCAAGTGATATAGTAGCAACAGTAACAGTTACTGATGCATCCCATGGccgagtttagatccaaagtattccattacatcaaaacttttctacacactcaaactttcaacttttctgtcgaatcgtttcaatttcaaccaaactttcaattttgacgtgaaacaCACCCTTCCTTAAATTCTATTTCGAGAAACTTGAGTCTGGCTTAAATAACCGGGGGAAACAGAAAAGCGTAAAACGGAGGGCGGATAAACTTAACTAATCAAGCAACCAAGTAAGCAGCGCCGCGCCCCTTCGAGATCCCGGCGTTTTGGTCCGTAGCTCGCTCGACGGCGACACCGGCCATCGACGACGCGGACAGATATTTCGGTCCCCGGCGCGCACGCGGGGCGTGAACCGGTCCAGCGCACCCGCGCCACcggtctccctctcctctcctcccctcccgcgcgccgcGAGAGCAACCTCCCGTGTCCACTAGCTCGCTCGCGGTCttcgctcgccgtcgctgccaATGGCATAGTACACTTCTGCTCCCGCGCGCCTGGAAGGTGGCTCACGGATCGATCGGCACGCACCGGCCGTTTCCACGTACGCGACCGTTTCCGGCCGCGTCGCGCTGTTCATATGTACGCCTGCCTCGCCCGgccgtgtcgtcgtcgtcgtggaaCTTGTGGAATAATTCGCTCAGCTAAAGGGGGATCGATCGATGGGCTGGAGGGCGAGGCTCAAGTGGGTCGCGTCGTCGTCCCCGTTTGGAGCCAAAACTGGTGCACCTGCGCGGAAgatcttgtttgtttgtttgtttgattgATTGAATGCTTCTGGTTCATGCATGTGGGTGGGCCGATCACACGCTGTCTGAACCGTACAACTACGGTAGAACCGTGGTATATGCTGGTGGGGGTAGGAGCCGGTAAGGTAAGCATATGCCGCGGTTGGTACAGTGGATCGTGGATCGTCGATccgtgtgtgt encodes the following:
- the LOC4327132 gene encoding protein THYLAKOID RHODANESE-LIKE, chloroplastic-like; amino-acid sequence: MAIASGAAFSVRPSPAAARPCVAASASAAGAARFRGDGSGGGGGGGGGGKWWAPLLGWSGQPDYIDAQPAAREEARPNPMAAAEQRGGGGKRFGVLTEEKARQLRARMMETESFHDCMYHSAIASRLASAAPADDGKH